One Glycine soja cultivar W05 chromosome 2, ASM419377v2, whole genome shotgun sequence genomic region harbors:
- the LOC114380537 gene encoding L-tryptophan--pyruvate aminotransferase 1-like: MVVATNGFPSSNATIPPTNISPNAILPLDRGDPVVFEEYWKKMCESCTVVIKGWELMSYLSDMSNVCWYMLPEMKEAIKRLHHVVGNAVTEDRYIVVGNGATQLLQGAVFALSPSEANSQPINVVAAVPYYSEYQDEVDILRSGLYQWAGDAASYEKNEPYIEVVTSPNNPDGTMRGPVVKSEAEGKLIHDLAYYWPHYTPITHQADHDIMIFTFSKCTGHAGSRLGWAIVKDIEVAKKMTRYVQMSSIGVSKESQTRVAKIMGVICDGYQNFGSMKSELFFEYSKRILKQRWEKLWEVIEESKVFSVAKYPKAYCNFTNESSESFPGFIWLKCKEGIEDCGSYLLEKLKIRAREGERFGVSPKYARISMIGTDDEFNEFLKRVSNAKKECD; the protein is encoded by the exons ATGGTGGTAGCTACAAATGGCTTCCCTTCTTCCAATGCCACAATCCCCCCAACAAATATCTCTCCTAATGCCATCCTACCTCTTGATCG GGGCGATCCGGTAGTGTTCGAAGAATACTGGAAAAAGATGTGTGAGTCCTGCACCGTAGTTATCAAAGGGTGGGAGCTAATGAGCTATCTGAGTGACATGAGCAACGTGTGCTGGTACATGTTGCCGGAGATGAAGGAAGCCATTAAAAGGCTTCATCACGTGGTGGGAAATGCTGTTACTGAAGACAGATACATTGTGGTAGGGAATGGAGCAACGCAACTATTACAGGGAGCTGTTTTTGCTCTCTCTCCTTCGGAGGCTAATTCTCAACCCATCAACGTTGTTGCTGCTGTTCCATACTATTCg GAATACCAAGATGAGGTTGATATTTTGCGTTCAGGATTGTATCAATGGGCTGGTGATGCTGCTTCGTATGAGAAAAATGAACCCTACATAGAGGTGGTAACCTCTCCAAACAACCCTGATGGGACTATGAGGGGTCCTGTGGTGAAATCTGAAGCTGAAGGGAAGCTGATTCATGATCTTGCCTATTACTGGCCACACTACACTCCCATTACTCACCAAGCTGACCATGATATCATGATCTTCACATTCTCCAAATGCACTGGTCATGCTGGTTCACGTTTAGG GTGGGCCATTGTGAAGGACATTGAGGTTGCTAAGAAGATGACAAGGTATGTGCAGATGAGCTCCATTGGAGTCTCAAAAGAATCCCAAACTCGAGTTGCTAAGATCATGGGAGTGATTTGCGATGGCTACCAAAACTTTGGGTCCATGAAGTCTGAGCTCTTCTTTGAATATAGCAAACGCATCTTGAAGCAGAGGTGGGAGAAATTGTGGGAAGTTATTGAGGAAAGCAAGGTCTTCTCTGTGGCCAAGTACCCTAAGGCCTATTGCAACTTCACTAACGAGTCATCTGAATCTTTCCCTG GTTTTATATGGTTGAAGTGTAAGGAGGGCATAGAAGATTGTGGGAGTTATCTGCTGGAAAAATTGAAGATTCGTGCAAGAGAAGGAGAACGATTTGGTGTTAGTCCAAAGTATGCTAGAATTAGCATGATAGGAACGGATGATGAGTTCAATGAATTTCTGAAAAGGGTGTCAAATGCTAAAAAAGAATGTGACTAG